In one window of Gossypium arboreum isolate Shixiya-1 chromosome 4, ASM2569848v2, whole genome shotgun sequence DNA:
- the LOC108459104 gene encoding uncharacterized protein LOC108459104, with the protein MKQYGHVTDIAPDRITLQNMEKRSGESFRKYAQKWREVTTQVQLPLLKKEMTMLFINTLKVPFINHMLENATKSFANIVMSGEMIENAIRCGKIEMGESTERSAPKKKENEVNNVSSGYSKPVTVNQSRTSPYPKWYNANTQCEYHARVVGHSIESCISFKKLVEKLINMGVVKFDDTPVVGNPLPSHTDGGVNTIIENVGRRVKLNADEVKTSFREVWKKMLEMGLITQSSKSNSREVGDYCEFHGEKGHEIQSYKKFRALVQGLMDNKELEFFELTGEEDVCAAEEKSIAKVCEASHPVVIISQAKISEAEARVAPRIVIQKPKAFHFRDSKRVPWNYSGSVIVLEKKSSDGTLSTEAEPVKKKSFVIRQGEKMSEPLVNEPVMENEVQEFLKFLKHSEYSAVEQLHKQPARISILTLLLSSETHRDTLMKVLNETYVADDISINKLDRLISNISADNFISFSDDEIPLGGMRSTKALHITTRCNGYMLPGMLIDNGSVLNVLPLSTLNRLPMDSSHMKTCKNIVRAFDGTERKVMGRIEIPLLIEPNTYEVDFLVMDIKPSYNCLLGRPWIYSAGAVPSLLHQKLKLVTEGQLITINAEEDIITSVASDAPYIDSDNEGVECSLRSLEFVNATFITEGGRIPVPRLSEATKMSLQLTVGRGALLGRGFGKYLNG; encoded by the exons ATGAAACAGTATGGCCATGTGACCGATATAGCGCCTGACAGGATTACATTACAGAACATGGAGAAAAGGTCAGGTGAAAGCTTTAGGAAATACGCCCAGAAGTGGAGGGAAGTCACTACGCAAGTCCAACTACCACTGCTGAAAAAAgaaatgactatgctgtttattAATACCTTGAAAGTGCCTTTCATTAATCATATGTTGGAGAACGCAACTAAGAGTTTCGCAAACATAGTGATGTCTGgcgaaatgatagaaaatgcaataAGGTGCGGGAAGATAGAAATGGGGGAAAGCACGGAAAGGTCAGCCCCGAAGAAAAAGGAAAACGAGGTAAACAATGTGAGTTCAGGCTATTCAAAACCTGTCACCGTTAATCAATCAAGAACG TCCCCATACCCCAAGTGGTATAACGCAAATACTCAGTGTGAATACCATGCGAGGGTTGTGGGGCATTCAATAGAAAGCTGCATCTCGTTTAAGAAGTTAGTCGAGAAGCTCATCAACATGGGTGTTGTGAAGTTCGATGACACACCTGTGGTAGGTAACCCATTACCCAGCCATACTGATGGTGGGGTAAATACAATAATCGAGAATGTGGGGAGGAGAGTTAAGCTGAACGCGGATGAAGTAAAGACTTCGTTCAGAGAAGTTTGGAAGAAAATGCTGGAAATGGGGTTGATCACGCAGAGTTCAAAGAGCAACTCCCGAGAAGTGGGGGACTATTGCGAATTCCACGGCGAGAAGGGTCATGAAATCCAGAGTTACAAGAAATTCAGAGCCTTAGTCCAGGGCTTAATGGACAATAAAGAGTTAGAGTTCTTTGAGCTTACCGGAGAAGAGGACGTATGTGCTGCTGAAGAGAAGTCGATAGCGAAGGTTTGTGAGGCTAGTCACCCAGTGGTCATCATTTCACAGGCAAAAATTAGTGAAGCTGAAGCAAGGGTGGCACCAAGAATCGTTATCCAAAAGCCCAAGGCTTTCCATTTTAGGGATAGCAAAAGGGTGCCTTGGAATTATAGCGGTAGTGTGATAGTTTTGGAAAAGAAGAGTTCGGACGGTACACTAAGCACAGAAGCCGAACCTGTAAAGAAGAAGTCCTTTGTGATCAGACAAGGAGAAAAGATGTCAGAACCACTGGTTAATGAACCAGTAATGGAGAACGAAGTCCAAGAATTCTTGAAGTTCCTGAAACACAGCGAGTATAGTGCTGTGGAACAATTACACAAGCAGCCGGCTCGTATATCAATATTGACTTTGCTTTTGAGCTCGGAGACGCACCGTGATACACTGATGAAGGTGTTAAACGAAACTTATGTCGCTGACGACATTTCAATAAACAAACTAGACCGTCTTATCAGCAACATAAGCGCCGACAACTTTATTTCCTTTAGTGACGATGAAATACCACTGGGGGGAATGAGATCTACCAAAGCTTTGCACATTACTACTCGCTGCAATGGGTATATGTTACCGGGGATGTTGATTGATAATGGTTCAGTACTGAACGTCCTACCTCTGTCCACATTAAACCGATTGCCTATGGATAGCTCTCATATGAAGACATGCAAAAATATAGTGAGAGCATTTGACGGCACTGAAAGGAAGGTAATGGGAAGGATAGAGATACCTCTTCTGATCGAGCCAAATACTTACGAGGTGGATTTCCTAGTAATGGACATCAAACCTTCCTATAATTGTTTACTGGGGAGGCCATGGATTTATTCGGCAGGGGCAGTACCATCATTGTTGCATCAGAAATTAAAGTTGGTGACAGAAGGCCAGCTAATAACAATAAACGCTGAAGAGGACATTATCACATCCGTTGCTAGCGATGCACCGTACATTGACAGTGATAACGAAGGGGTTGAATGTTCACTTCGATCATTAGAGTTCGTGAATGCAACCTTTATTACTGAAGGAGGTAGGATCCCGGTGCCCAGACTTTCTGAAGCTACGAAGATGAGTTTACAACTGACAGTAGGAAGAGGAGCATTACTCGGAAGGGGATTTGGGAAATATCTCAATGGATGA
- the LOC108459105 gene encoding uncharacterized protein LOC108459105 — protein MESTALNGRMARWKILLFEFDIIYVNQKAVKGSAIADFLASRALENYEPLNFDFPNEDLMYVAIVEEDTPENHSWKLNFDGASNAVGNGVGVVLISPNGDHYLFTCKLDFNCTNNMIEYEACIMRIRAAIDHKIKVLEVYGDSVLVIYQLKGAWEKRDPKLISYRKLVLELIEQFDDINFFYLPRDKNQMADALATLASMIRINEKEDIKTIQMSICEFQVHYCNIDEEEERDDHPWYHDILKYVKNHEYPEQATENDKRTLKRLTNDYVLNGEILYKRRKVQVLLRCVDAVEAKKILEEVHECVCGTHANGFTMA, from the coding sequence atggagtcaaccgCCTTGAATGGAAGAATGGCCCGATGGAAAATTCTGCTTTTCGAATTCGACATaatctatgtgaaccagaaggctGTGAAGGGGagcgcaatagcagattttctagccagcAGAGCTCTAGAAAACTATGAGCccttgaactttgatttccccAATGAGGATCTAATGTATGTGGCGATTGTTGAAGAGGACACGCCCGAAAATCATTCTTGGAAATTGAATTTCGATGGGGCATCAAATGCCGTTGGTAACGGAGTTGGGGTAGTCTTGatatccccaaatggagatcattatctaTTCACTTGTAAGCTGGATTTTAACTGCACAAACAATATGATAGAGTACGAAGCATGTATCATGAGAATTCGAGCAGCCATAGACCATAAAATCAAGGTGCTAGAGGTATATGGAGACTCTGTATTGGTGATCTATCAACTTAAaggggcatgggagaagcgagaTCCCAAGCTGATCAGTTATCGAAAGTTAGTTCTGGAGTTAATTGAGCAGTTTGATGATATCAACTTCTTTTATCTCCCACGTGATAAAAATCAGATGGCCGATGCCTTGGCTACATTAGCTTCTATGATCAgaataaatgaaaaagaagatATAAAGACAATCCAGATGAGTATTTGTGAGTTTCAGGTTCATTACTGCAATATAGATGAAGAAGAGGAGAgagatgatcatccttggtatcATGACATTTTAAAATATGTAAAGAACCATGAATACCCAGAGCAAGCAACTGAAAATGACAAGAGAACGTTGAAAAGGCTCACCAATGACTATGTCTTAAATGGGGAGATATTGTATAAAAGGAGGAAGGTTCAGGTGTTGTTAAGATGCGTTGATGCTGTAGAAGCGAAGAAAAtcctggaagaagtccatgagtgTGTCTGTGggacgcatgccaatggttttacaatggcctgA